From Marmota flaviventris isolate mMarFla1 chromosome X, mMarFla1.hap1, whole genome shotgun sequence, the proteins below share one genomic window:
- the Amer1 gene encoding APC membrane recruitment protein 1: METQKDEAAQTKRAASSGDIQDQEAEKGAKNKAAEATEGPTSEPPSSGPGRLKKTAMKLFGGKKGICTLPSFFGGGRNKGFGKSSSKKGLSKSKTHDGLSEADRGPEDIVSEGTGISLPLPESPCQVPSSQSAHEALETGSRQKTPVTGTIEKTGAERVPSVPKPKKGLKGFFSSIRRHRKSKVAGGEQSEPGAKEPERGRAMSHEYASSAPLPFSEETAQHPRKDNAKPHDTPGPIISLAPESSSPNTENTACKNPEKPSTGICASVLLQPEPDPEASNIDEHHSLETGEKMVAGEVNPPNGPVGDQLSLLFGDVTSLKSFDSLTGCGDIIAEQDMDSMTDSMASGGQRANRDGTKRSSCLVTYQGGGEEMALPDDDDEEEEEDEEEEEEEVKEEEEDDLEYLWASAQMYPRPNLNLSYHPTTSPGHQGYVLLDPVRSYPGLGPGELLTPQSDQQESAPNSDEGYYDSTTPGFEDDSGEALGLIRRDCLPRDSYSGDALYEFYEPDDSLENSPPADDCLYDLHGRSTEIFDPFLNFEPFSSPRPPGAMETEEERLVTIQKQLLYWELRREQLEAREARAREAHAREAHTRESYTREPHAREAYVQEAHSREAHVREARTREAQAREVRVREAQVRETKARQEKPILEYQMRPLGPSVMGLVAGASGTSQNSHRGTTSAFPTTASSEPDWRDFRPLEKRFEGTCSKKDQSTCLMQLFQSDAMFEPDMKEANFGGSPRRAYPTYSPPEEPEEEEVEKEGNATVSFSQALVEFTSNGNLFSSMSCSSDSDSSFTQNLPELPPMVTFDIADVEREGEGKCEENPEFHNDEDLAASLEAFELGYYHKHAFNNYRSRFYQGLPWGVSSLPRYLGLPGMHPRPPPAAIALNRRSRSLDTAETLELELSNSHLAQGYLESDELQAQQEDSDEDEEDEEGEWGRDSPLSLYTEPPGAYDWPAWAPCPLPVGPGPAWMSPSQLDGSSSQSPYGQATCCIPPVAISMSSGLGPEPEPRAPGEPGPQLARPSHLPLPMGPCYNLQPQNSHSVRARPRDVLLPADEPSCSSNSGGFIPSSLPQTKPVGITHGIPQLPRARPEPSQPQPSHYGASSLDLSKERSKQGASLPTSCSSTAVNGNLAK, translated from the coding sequence ATGGAGACCCAGAAGGATGAAGCTGCTCAGACCAAGAGAGCAGCATCCTCTGGAGATATCcaggaccaggaagcagagaaaggagcCAAGAACAAGGCAGCTGAAGCAACAGAAGGGCCAACCTCAGAGCCACCCTCATCTGGCCCAGGTAGGCTGAAGAAAACTGCCATGAAACTTTTTGGTGGCAAGAAGGGAATCTGTACTCTGCCTAGTTTCTTTGGAGGGGGACGAAACAAAGGTTTTGGGAAAAGCAGCTCCAAGAAGGGTCTAAGCAAGAGCAAGACCCATGATGGCCTGAGTGAAGCAGACCGTGGCCCTGAAGACATTGTCAGTGAAGGAACTGGCATCTCCTTACCTTtgcctgagtcaccctgccaagtTCCCAGCTCCCAGAGTGCCCATGAGGCTTTGGAGACAGGCTCCAGACAGAAGACCCCTGTGACTGGAACCATTGAAAAAACAGGGGCTGAGAGGGTTCCCTCTGTGCCCAAGCCAAAGAAAGGCCTAAAAGGCTTTTTTAGTAGTATCCGCCGTCACCGAAAGAGCAAGGTTGCTGGGGGCGAACAAAGTGAGCCAGGAGCCAAGGAACCTGAACGGGGCAGAGCAATGTCTCATGAATATGCAAGCTCAGCCCCTCTGCCCTTCTCTGAGGAGACTGCCCAACACCCTAGAAAGGATAATGCCAAACCTCATGATACCCCAGGGCCAATAATTTCTCTAGCACCAGAGTCTTCTTCACCAAATACTGAGAATACAGCCTGTAAAAATCCAGAAAAACCCAGTACTGGGATCTGTGCCTCAGTACTCTTGCAGCCTGAGCCAGACCCTGAAGCCAGTAACATAGACGAACACCACAGCCTGGAAACAGGGGAGAAGATGGTGGCAGGAGAAGTAAATCCACCCAATGGCCCTGTGGGAGATCAGCTGAGCCTCTTGTTTGGAGATGTTACATCCCTGAAAAGCTTTGACTCACTGACAGGTTGTGGTGATATTATAGCAGAACAGGACATGGATAGTATGACAGATAGCATGGCCTCTGGGGGCCAGAGGGCCAACCGAGATGGTACCAAACGAAGTTCCTGCCTGGTGACTTACcaaggaggtggggaggagatGGCCTTgccagatgatgatgatgaggaagaggaggaggatgaggaggaggaagaagaggaggtcaaggaagaggaagaagatgacTTAGAATATCTGTGGGCAAGTGCCCAAATGTACCCAAGGCCTAATCTGAACCTAAGCTACCATCCCACTACATCTCCAGGCCACCAGGGCTATGTGCTCCTTGACCCAGTTCGGTCTTATCCTGGCCTAGGCCCTGGGGAACTTTTGACTCCTCAGAGTGACCAGCAAGAGTCTGCCCCCAATAGTGATGAAGGTTATTATGACTCCACCACTCCTGGATTTGAGGATGATTCAGGTGAGGCCCTAGGGCTTATCCGCAGGGATTGCCTCCCCAGAGACAGCTATAGTGGAGATGCACTATATGAATTCTATGAGCCAGATGACAGTCTTGAAAACTCCCCACCTGCAGATGACTGTCTTTATGACCTCCATGGTCGCAGCACTGAGATATTTGACCCCTTCTTGAACTTTGAGCCCTTTTCTTCCCCCCGGCCACCTGGGGCAATGGAGACAGAAGAAGAACGGCTAGTGACCATCCAGAAGCAGTTGTTGTATTGGGAACTTCGTCGGGAGCAGCTTGAGGCCCGGGAGGCACGTGCTCGAGAGGCTCATGCAAGGGAGGCTCATACCAGGGAATCCTATACCCGAGAGCCTCATGCCAGGGAGGCCTATGTCCAAGAGGCCCACAGTCGGGAAGCTCATGTCAGGGAAGCCAGAACCCGAGAAGCTCAGGCCCGAGAGGTACGTGTTAGAGAGGCTCAGGTGCGAGAGACCAAGGCTCGGCAGGAGAAGCCCATCTTGGAGTATCAGATGAGGCCTTTAGGCCCATCAGTGATGGGTCTGGTAGCAGGGGCATCAGGAACCTCTCAGAATTCCCACCGGGGAACCACCTCAGCTTTCCCTACCACTGCAAGCAGTGAGCCAGACTGGAGGGATTTCCGTCCTCTGGAGAAGCGTTTTGAGGGAACCTGTTCTAAGAAAGATCAAAGTACTTGTCTAATGCAGCTCTTCCAGAGTGATGCCATGTTTGAACCAGATATGAAAGAAGCAAATTTTGGAGGATCTCCAAGGAGGGCCTACCCTACTTACTCACCTCCTGAGGAGCCAGAGGAAGAAGAGGttgagaaggaaggaaatgcCACTGTAAGCTTCTCGCAGGCTCTGGTAGAGTTCACCAGCAATGGAAACCTTTTCTCCAGTATGTCCTGCAGCTCTGACTCTGACTCATCCTTCACTCAAAACCTCCCTGAGCTGCCCCCCATGGTGACCTTCGACATCGCTGATGTAGAACGAGAAGGGGAAGGCAAGTGTGAAGAGAATCCTGAGTTCCACAATGATGAAGACCTTGCAGCCTCCTTGGAAGCTTTCGAACTGGGCTACTACCACAAGCATGCCTTCAACAACTACCGAAGCAGATTCTACCAAGGTCTGCCCTGGGGTGTAAGCAGCCTCCCTCGATACTTGGGACTACCTGGGATGCACCCTCGCCCTCCACCTGCTGCCATAGCACTCAACAGGAGGAGCCGCTCCCTTGACACTGCAGAGACCTTGGAACTGGAGCTCTCCAATTCTCATTTGGCCCAGGGCTACCTGGAATCTGATGAGCTTCAGGCCCAGCAGGAAGATTCAGATGAAGACGAAGAGGACGAAGAAGGAGAATGGGGCCGAGACAGTCCCCTGTCCCTCTATACTGAACCCCCAGGGGCCTATGACTGGCCTGCCTGGGCTCCCTGTCCTCTACCAGTGGGACCAGGCCCTGCCTGGATGAGCCCCAGCCAGTTGGATGGGTCTTCCAGCCAGTCTCCATATGGGCAGGCAACCTGTTGTATACCTCCTGTGGCCATTTCAATGTCATCAGGGCTAGGGCCAGAACCAGAGCCAAGAGCACCCGGGGAACCTGGGCCTCAGCTAGCTCGGCCTTCACACTTACCTCTGCCCATGGGCCCTTGCTATAATCTCCAGCCACAAAACTCCCACAGTGTGAGGGCCAGGCCTCGAGATGTGCTGCTGCCTGCTGATGAGCCCAGTTGCTCCTCCAATTCTGGAGGTTTCATTCCCAGCTCTCTGCCCCAGACCAAGCCTGTGGGCATCACCCATGGCATTCCTCAGCTTCCTAGGGCTCGACCTGAGCCCTCCCAGCCTCAGCCCAGTCACTACGGAGCTTCTAGCCTTGATCTCTCAAAGGAGAGGTCCAAGCAAGGTGCCTCTTTACCCACCAGCTGTTCATCCACTGCCGTGAATGGAAATTTAGCCAAGTAG
- the LOC114093088 gene encoding ankyrin repeat and SOCS box protein 12 isoform X5, with product MTLQTEIWHIFLLIMKVVLLQSAKMNLMDITKIFSLLQPEKEEEDTNTGEKQALNQAVYDNDSHTLDQLLRQERYKRFINSRSGWGVPGTPLRLAASYGHLSCVQVLLAHGADVDSLDVKAQTPLFTAVSHGHLDCVRVLLEAGACPGGSIYNNCSPVLTAARDGAIAILQELLGHGAEPNVKAKLPVWASNIASCSGPLYLAAVYGHLDCFRLLLLYGADPDYNCTDKGLLARVPRPRTLLDICFHHNCAPEYIQLLIDFGANVYLPSLPPDQTSHDDKGVTLLIQARATPRSLLSQARLVIRRALRQTCQPQAIDQLDIPPVLISYLKHQT from the exons ATGACATTACAAACTGAG ATCTGGCATATCTTCCTCCTCATAATGAAAGTAGTCCTGTTACAATCAGCCAAAATGAACCTCATGGATATCACCAAGATCTTCTCCCTCCTGCAGCccgaaaaagaggaggaggacacAAACACCGGGGAAAAACAGGCTCTCAATCAAGCAGTATATGACAACGACTCCCATACCTTGGATCAGCTTCTACGCCAGGAGCGTTACAAACGTTTCATCAACAGCAGGAGTGGCTGGGGTGTTCCTGGGACACCCTTGCGCTTGGCTGCTTCTTATGGACACTTGAGCTGTGTGCAGGTCCTCCTGGCACATGGCGCTGATGTTGACAGTTTGGACGTCAAGGCACAGACACCACTTTTCACTGCCGTCAGTCATGGCCATCTGGACTGTGTGCGTGTGCTTTTAGAAGCTGGGGCATGTCCTGGAGGTAGCATCTACAACAATTGTTCTCCTGTGCTCACAGCTGCCCGTGATGGTGCTATTGCCATCCTGCAAGAGCTCCTAGGCCATGGTGCAGAGCCCAATGTCAAGGCTAAGCTACCAGTGTGGGCATCAAATATAGCTTCATGTTCTGGCCCTCTCTATTTGGCTGCAGTCTATGGACACCTGGACTGTTTCCGCCTGCTTTTGCTCTATGGGGCAGATCCTGATTACAACTGCACTGACAAGGGCCTACTAGCTCGTGTTCCACGACCCCGCACCCTCCTTGATATCTGCTTTCACCATAATTGTGCGCCAGAGTATATCCAGCTGTTAATTGATTTTGGTGCTAATGTCTACCTTCCATCTCTCCCTCCGGACCAGACCTCTCATGATGATAAAGGTGTTACATTGCTGATACAGGCCCGAG CCACTCCACGGTCACTCCTATCCCAGGCCCGTTTAGTTATCCGCAGAGCCCTGCGCCAGACCTGCCAGCCACAAGCCATCGACCAGCTGGATATTCCCCCCGTGTTGATTAGCTACCTCAAACACCAAACATGA